A single window of Magnetococcus marinus MC-1 DNA harbors:
- a CDS encoding CHASE2 domain-containing protein has translation MKRIRAIFLQPKFWISFLLLMVLIIIQIVDPPLRQRLRLMSFDQLQQLSPRVYPEHLPLRVIAIDDASLQSIGQWPWPRTRIAEIVAQLNAMGAQAIAFDMLFAEPDRTSPKQMMQNWPGQSALQTALAKLPDHDEIFAQQIAQSSVVTGFVTASPATLAKDVSGQPQPKGGLFVFGGDIRTMLPDYQAATVNLPLLEQAAEGNAVLELPADTDGILRHLPLFYRIGSATFPTLGLESIRLFLGLNQLAVTASAQDDALGPAGLRRLKLASIERPITAAGEVFLHYRPLNPSRYISAAELLKGKVEPALIANHLVFIAATSKGLGDTIFTPLKELVPGVEVHVQLTEQLIEGNYLQQPPLLDDKIVTGFILFWLLLYTLLARFRPVWAILFVVAAMVGFASYCWHLFSQQQIFIDPLYPILCMLLLFVSTLIPQYLQLAKDERWVKDAFVRYVSPNRVKYLVENKDSLKLGGEERECSFVMTDLEGFTSLMEQYKPPTLVAMLNGYLDGMVSIAFQHEGTLDRIVGDAVAVLFSTPLPQADHAARAIACARDMDIFAQQFRQQQQAQGIPLGCTRIGVHTGRVIVGNFGGSKLLDYRALGDPINTAARLESVNKHLGTRVCISVASVMQDATFIGRPVGALILKGKSQPLEVFEPLSQESYDSPQMQAYLAAYQQLQQGESQAAKTFDDLLTRYPTDPLIQWHVKRLQQGQSGVEMTMSQK, from the coding sequence ATGAAACGTATCAGGGCCATCTTTTTGCAGCCCAAATTTTGGATCTCCTTTCTGTTATTAATGGTATTGATTATTATACAGATTGTTGATCCACCGCTCCGTCAGCGGCTGCGGTTGATGAGCTTTGATCAATTGCAGCAGCTCTCTCCCCGCGTATACCCAGAGCATCTTCCGCTGCGGGTGATCGCCATTGATGATGCCAGTTTGCAAAGCATCGGGCAGTGGCCCTGGCCCCGCACCCGCATTGCGGAGATTGTCGCTCAACTCAATGCCATGGGTGCCCAGGCGATTGCCTTTGACATGCTGTTTGCTGAACCCGACCGTACCTCACCAAAACAGATGATGCAAAACTGGCCTGGACAATCTGCGCTGCAAACGGCCCTTGCAAAGCTACCAGATCATGATGAGATCTTTGCCCAACAGATCGCCCAGAGCTCCGTTGTTACAGGCTTTGTCACCGCTAGCCCAGCTACGCTAGCCAAAGACGTCAGCGGTCAACCTCAGCCCAAAGGGGGGTTGTTTGTCTTTGGTGGCGATATACGCACCATGCTGCCCGACTACCAGGCTGCTACGGTCAATTTACCCCTGCTGGAACAGGCCGCTGAGGGTAATGCGGTTTTGGAATTGCCGGCGGATACCGATGGTATTTTGCGCCATCTACCCCTCTTTTATCGTATAGGAAGCGCCACCTTCCCCACTTTGGGGTTGGAGTCGATTCGCCTATTTTTAGGGCTTAATCAGCTTGCCGTTACCGCCAGTGCGCAGGATGACGCGCTGGGGCCCGCAGGCTTGCGCCGTTTAAAACTGGCCTCAATTGAGCGTCCCATCACAGCGGCGGGTGAGGTGTTTTTGCACTATCGCCCCTTAAATCCATCGCGCTACATCTCTGCCGCTGAGTTGCTCAAGGGAAAGGTCGAACCCGCGCTGATTGCCAACCATTTGGTCTTCATTGCGGCAACCTCCAAAGGGTTAGGAGATACCATTTTCACCCCACTCAAGGAGCTGGTGCCTGGGGTTGAAGTGCATGTGCAGTTGACCGAACAGTTGATCGAAGGCAACTATCTACAACAGCCCCCCTTGCTCGATGATAAAATCGTGACTGGATTTATTCTATTTTGGCTGCTGCTCTATACCCTATTGGCTCGCTTCCGGCCAGTGTGGGCCATTCTTTTTGTGGTGGCCGCCATGGTGGGTTTTGCAAGCTACTGCTGGCACCTGTTTAGCCAGCAACAGATCTTTATTGATCCTCTTTATCCCATTTTATGCATGCTGTTACTGTTTGTCTCCACATTGATCCCGCAATACCTCCAGCTTGCCAAGGATGAACGTTGGGTTAAAGATGCTTTTGTGCGTTATGTCTCGCCCAACCGGGTTAAATATTTGGTCGAGAATAAAGATAGCTTAAAACTGGGTGGCGAAGAGCGCGAGTGCTCCTTTGTTATGACCGATCTAGAAGGCTTTACCAGCCTGATGGAGCAGTATAAGCCCCCCACATTGGTCGCGATGCTGAACGGCTACCTGGATGGCATGGTCTCTATTGCCTTTCAACACGAAGGCACCCTAGACCGTATTGTGGGGGATGCCGTGGCGGTCCTGTTTTCTACCCCGCTACCCCAAGCCGATCATGCGGCACGGGCCATTGCCTGCGCCCGAGATATGGACATCTTTGCTCAACAGTTCCGCCAGCAACAGCAAGCCCAGGGCATTCCCCTGGGCTGCACCCGTATTGGTGTTCATACGGGGCGGGTCATTGTGGGGAATTTTGGAGGATCCAAACTGCTTGACTACCGCGCTTTGGGGGATCCCATCAATACCGCTGCACGCTTGGAGAGTGTTAATAAACATCTGGGTACACGGGTCTGCATCAGCGTGGCGTCGGTCATGCAAGATGCGACCTTTATAGGCCGCCCGGTAGGAGCACTGATTCTAAAAGGCAAGTCACAGCCCTTAGAGGTCTTTGAACCCCTTAGCCAAGAGTCTTATGACTCACCGCAGATGCAGGCCTATCTCGCAGCCTATCAGCAATTACAGCAGGGGGAAAGCCAAGCAGCTAAAACATTTGATGATTTGCTTACCCGTTACCCCACGGACCCGCTGATCCAATGGCATGTTAAGCGGTTGCAGCAGGGGCAGTCGGGGGTAGAGATGACCATGTCGCAAAAATAA
- a CDS encoding FecR family protein has product MKPQVKTFGLNVMVLLALLLVWQPPLWAEPQSAATALLVTGEVQVSQTDQPMQPLKKGDTIYSGQTLVTAKDGYVQLRFRDGMLLSLYRNSRFAIDDYHFSGQENPTDRANFSLLGGAIHTLTGSIGKKVKKNYRVNTAMAMLGVRGTDYMASVGTELHVSVREGAVDVSNAAGTLLVHAGSNALVKNFSTMPRMTPMKLNLNQGHNTMQRRGDSNQQGAQDDHGEPEHAGQPGSAGANDSTAGANSGGPGNDGPGGSGPGAEPPPKLSGMMGAGSLGGMNLGGMAAGGMGGAGAPPPPQGMGLDPLHKILPPPPPPPPPPP; this is encoded by the coding sequence ATGAAACCGCAAGTTAAGACTTTTGGATTGAATGTTATGGTGCTGTTGGCTCTGCTGTTGGTGTGGCAACCACCGCTATGGGCAGAACCCCAATCAGCGGCGACAGCCTTGTTGGTTACGGGAGAGGTGCAGGTAAGTCAAACCGATCAGCCCATGCAGCCTTTGAAAAAAGGGGACACCATCTATAGCGGGCAGACCTTGGTCACGGCTAAAGATGGTTATGTGCAACTGCGTTTTCGCGATGGCATGTTACTGTCACTCTATCGCAACAGCCGCTTTGCCATAGATGACTATCACTTTAGCGGACAAGAAAACCCCACTGATCGGGCGAACTTTAGCTTGCTGGGAGGGGCTATCCATACGTTAACAGGTAGCATTGGGAAAAAGGTCAAAAAAAACTATCGCGTCAATACAGCTATGGCCATGCTGGGGGTCCGGGGTACCGACTATATGGCCAGCGTTGGTACCGAGTTGCATGTGTCCGTGCGTGAGGGTGCGGTGGATGTAAGCAATGCGGCGGGTACGCTGCTGGTTCATGCTGGCAGCAACGCCCTCGTGAAAAATTTCAGTACCATGCCCCGCATGACCCCGATGAAACTGAACCTAAACCAGGGACACAACACCATGCAGCGCAGAGGGGATTCTAACCAACAAGGCGCACAAGATGATCATGGCGAGCCAGAGCACGCAGGCCAACCCGGGAGCGCCGGGGCAAACGACAGCACTGCCGGGGCCAATAGCGGTGGCCCGGGCAACGATGGTCCCGGCGGTAGCGGTCCTGGCGCCGAGCCCCCCCCTAAGCTATCGGGGATGATGGGGGCAGGCTCACTTGGCGGTATGAACCTTGGTGGTATGGCCGCTGGCGGTATGGGCGGCGCAGGCGCACCACCACCTCCCCAAGGCATGGGTTTAGACCCCCTGCATAAGATACTACCACCGCCACCGCCACCGCCACCGCCACCCCCTTAA